From one Geoalkalibacter halelectricus genomic stretch:
- the miaA gene encoding tRNA (adenosine(37)-N6)-dimethylallyltransferase MiaA, with translation MARHGKIPLVVLCGPTGAGKTSLAVRLAQTWPVEVLSADSRQVYRGMDIGTAKATPDEQARVPHHLIDLVDPDQDFTAADFSLLGRRLVDEIEARGHRPLLVGGTGFYIRALTEGLLEAPAGDEAFRQQLHAQAQAQGPQALWRRLQEVDPAAAARIHPNNLVRVVRALEVFTLTGTPISRLQAEHAFDDCPFDLLKIAVMPPREELFRRIDARVEAMVAAGLFEETARLLAHGYGSELKSMRTLGYREAAACLAGEISRAQAVELIQLHTRQFAKRQLTWFRKDPEIIWVDSLREFATIHGLIENFYS, from the coding sequence ATGGCGCGGCATGGGAAAATACCCCTGGTGGTCCTCTGTGGACCCACGGGTGCGGGTAAGACGTCCTTGGCCGTGCGCCTGGCGCAAACCTGGCCGGTCGAGGTTCTCTCCGCGGACAGCCGCCAGGTGTATCGTGGCATGGATATCGGCACCGCCAAGGCCACCCCGGATGAGCAGGCCCGCGTTCCCCATCATCTCATCGATCTGGTCGACCCGGATCAGGATTTCACCGCCGCGGATTTTTCCCTGCTCGGACGGCGGTTGGTGGACGAGATTGAAGCGCGCGGCCACCGCCCCTTGCTGGTGGGGGGAACCGGCTTTTATATCCGGGCGCTGACCGAAGGGTTGCTGGAGGCGCCTGCGGGAGACGAGGCCTTCAGACAGCAATTGCATGCCCAGGCCCAAGCCCAGGGACCTCAGGCCCTGTGGCGCCGCCTGCAGGAGGTCGATCCAGCGGCCGCCGCCCGGATTCATCCCAACAACCTGGTGCGGGTGGTGCGGGCTCTGGAAGTTTTTACCCTGACCGGCACGCCCATATCACGGCTGCAGGCCGAGCATGCTTTTGACGATTGCCCCTTTGATTTGCTCAAAATCGCCGTCATGCCGCCACGCGAGGAGCTTTTTCGCCGCATCGACGCGCGGGTGGAGGCCATGGTCGCCGCCGGGCTGTTCGAGGAAACCGCGCGACTTCTGGCCCACGGCTACGGCTCCGAACTCAAATCCATGCGCACCCTTGGCTATCGGGAAGCTGCGGCCTGTCTGGCCGGGGAAATCAGCCGCGCGCAAGCGGTAGAATTGATTCAGCTCCACACGCGGCAATTCGCCAAGCGGCAGTTGACCTGGTTTCGCAAAGACCCCGAAATAATTTGGGTTGATTCCTTGAGAGAGTTTGCTACAATCCACGGGTTGATTGAAAATTTTTATTCTTAA
- the hfq gene encoding RNA chaperone Hfq, whose protein sequence is MAKTPFNIQDQYLNQARKERVHVNITMMSGEKLVGYIKSFDSFCVLVDSSGDILLYKHAISSITSSDGNFRLHGGKD, encoded by the coding sequence ATGGCAAAGACCCCGTTTAATATTCAAGACCAGTACCTCAATCAGGCCCGCAAGGAGCGGGTGCACGTGAACATCACCATGATGTCGGGAGAGAAGCTCGTCGGCTACATCAAGTCCTTCGACAGCTTCTGCGTTCTTGTGGACAGCAGCGGCGATATTTTGCTCTACAAACACGCGATTTCCTCCATCACCTCGTCGGACGGCAACTTCCGTCTGCACGGAGGCAAGGACTAA
- a CDS encoding DUF512 domain-containing protein, producing the protein MLKIIHVYPHGIGEELELEAGDSVLAVNGQRVRDLLDFHLYCEEGADLLLEVQKAQGEIWDLHIERGPDEDLGLEFEHPEPTQCGNNCLFCFVHQLPRGMRRSLYVKDEDYRFSYLYGSYITLTNVGEAEIERILAQKLSPLYVSVHATDDQLRAHLLGQKTPPIMPLLQRLTAAGIEIHSQIVVCPGLNDREHLHQSIRDLHALYPGVRSLAIVPVGLTGYRSRLPQLRVPTPEEAAAILDEIHHLQEEFLAESSTRFVFAADELYLKAGREFPPEADYEEFPQWENGVGMVALFRGQSSQALEAARPLALREVSLVTGESAGHELARFAEDLGHKTGVAIRVHVVKNRFFGGQVSVTGLLTGRDIIEQLRGQSLGEVLLVPDVMLKDAEDLLLDDLSLTDLERALDVPVEKVAATPLGLLAGLEVMDEILHGEEP; encoded by the coding sequence ATGCTGAAGATCATCCACGTCTACCCCCACGGCATCGGTGAGGAACTTGAACTGGAGGCCGGCGATTCGGTGCTGGCCGTCAACGGGCAGCGGGTGCGCGATCTTCTCGATTTCCATTTGTATTGCGAGGAGGGGGCCGACCTGCTCCTCGAAGTGCAGAAGGCCCAGGGCGAGATCTGGGATTTGCACATCGAGCGCGGGCCCGATGAAGATCTCGGCCTGGAATTCGAGCACCCCGAACCCACCCAGTGCGGGAACAACTGTCTGTTCTGCTTCGTGCACCAACTGCCGCGCGGCATGCGGCGCAGTCTCTACGTCAAGGACGAGGATTACCGCTTCTCCTATCTCTACGGCAGCTATATCACCCTGACCAACGTCGGTGAGGCCGAGATCGAACGCATCCTCGCCCAAAAGCTCTCGCCCCTGTATGTCTCCGTGCACGCCACCGACGATCAATTGCGCGCTCATCTGCTCGGACAAAAGACGCCGCCCATCATGCCGCTGCTGCAACGACTCACCGCGGCAGGCATCGAAATCCACTCCCAGATTGTCGTCTGTCCGGGACTCAACGACCGTGAGCACCTGCACCAATCCATCCGCGATCTGCATGCCCTTTATCCCGGCGTTCGCTCTCTGGCCATCGTGCCCGTGGGCTTGACCGGCTATCGCAGCCGGTTGCCGCAACTGCGGGTGCCTACCCCTGAGGAAGCCGCCGCGATTCTCGACGAGATCCATCATCTTCAAGAAGAATTTCTGGCCGAAAGCAGTACCCGCTTCGTCTTTGCCGCCGACGAACTCTACCTCAAGGCAGGCCGGGAATTTCCCCCTGAAGCTGATTACGAGGAATTTCCCCAGTGGGAAAACGGCGTCGGCATGGTGGCCCTGTTTCGTGGACAAAGCAGCCAAGCCCTGGAGGCGGCGCGTCCGCTGGCCTTGCGGGAGGTCAGCCTGGTCACCGGTGAGTCAGCGGGGCATGAATTGGCACGCTTTGCCGAGGATCTAGGGCACAAGACCGGTGTGGCGATTCGCGTGCATGTGGTGAAAAATCGGTTTTTCGGCGGACAGGTCAGTGTCACCGGTCTGTTGACCGGGCGCGACATCATCGAACAGTTGCGTGGTCAATCTCTGGGTGAGGTGCTGCTGGTGCCCGATGTGATGCTCAAGGATGCCGAAGACCTGCTGCTGGATGATCTAAGCCTCACCGATCTC